TTTTGAATGTTTGAATTGAATACACTCGCTCCTCCTTGCGCTGTGAGTTGCAATTTTCTATCGAACATGCCGATGAAGATGTCGGAGCCGAGGACGAGATTTTCCTGCGGCTTGATTCCGTACTTGAGCGACCCAACATCATCTTTTGATTTCAAATAGGTGAAACCAAGTTGAAACGATTCACCGCCGCCAAAACTCGGTCGCACTGCCGTCAGTTGTCGCTTGAATGTTCCGTAGCGGTATTCCGCCCAGAAATTATTTCCGTTCGTCGTATCGTACGGGCCGAACGCGCCGGTCGGGTTCGGGCGCGTTGTGTCGTTCTGTACGAACGTCAGACTATCTTTAGAGAAAATGCGAATCGCTTCTCCTTCGATTGTCCGAATGACATCGCCGCTTGCAACATCAACATTAAAGAAACCTAATTTCAGATTTGATGAAACGCCGCGTAGTCGTTTGCCGCTCATAATCATACTTGGAAACACGGGATAATCATCGCCATACCCGATGCGGAACCAGGGCGTTTTTGCCTCGATGAAGTAACGGTTCACCGGCTGACGGTCGGTTTGTTCTTCACTGCTTGCAAAGACCTTCCCGCTCAATGTCAACGCGCCTCGTTGGGTTGAAAGATTGAGCCATCCGCGATTGTACGGCTTCCATGAATTGGTAAATCGTTCATGGCGAGATTCAACCTTTGCGCTAAGGTTGTACAAAAACTTCGACGGTTCTTCTTCATACGAGAAGAGCGGACCCTGACTGAACTTCAATGTCTGTGTGTAATAGAGTTGCCCTTTTTTGCTGAACAAATCAACGCGAAACACATGGTTCCCGTCTTCAAGGGCGGGTTGAACTTTCTGCGGGTCAAGAGTAATCAGGCTGTCGGCAATGGAAGCGATTTTTGTTACATCGTTCCCGTCAATAAATAATTTCATCGTCGAAATATCAACCAGCGGGCTGACATTTTTCAGTGCGAGCGCAATCATCAACTCATCTGCGGGAACCGCGCGACCTGTATCGGGGCTGAGGAATACCACCATCCGTTCTTTCGGCGATGCAGGATGAACAACGAGCCGCAATGGATTGTTCTTTGGATTTTCCGCAGGATACGTATCGTAACCATCTTTCAGCATTATTGTCATCACGAAATAATATTCAATTTCGGTCGGGACAACTTCCTCGCCGGAGATTGTTGCTGTAGCAGAGTTTCCGGTGAGCGTCATCTCGACTCGTTTGTAGTCACTCATGCCTGGCGTCCTGTAGTTCAAAAACATTTGGTTGACACTGATTGCATTCGTCAGGTCAACCTTGACTTCAACCGGTTCGCCTTCTCTTCCTTCGCTTGTGTTGATGGAGAGAATTTTATCGCTCACTTGCGCGAACATCGGAACGCTCAACATCATGAGCAGGAAAACAGGAACTATTTTTCGTAGAAACAAATTCATCATGGCAGTTTCAAAAATTATGTGTGGTCATTTATGAAGTATGTGAAGCGGCGGCTCAATCGCGATAGCGGATGCGTAAACGCTTTTTGTTGTTGCCGTCATCCTTCAGTTCGATATCGAGAAGATTTTCCCGACCTGTCCCGCTTCCGGCGTTGATAGAACGGCGGGCATCGTCCGTTTCGTTTGATGTTGCATCACGGACAAACACTCGTCCGTCGGTGTAGGAAATTCCGGTCTGTCCCGGACCGACATCAACTCCTGTGTTGGAAATTGAATTCAGCAGGTTCACCAATCCTTCAAGAACGACAACAACATCGCCGCTATCGAGTCGCACCATTGTTCCGCGTGTTCCGCGGATTGCCGCAACGGAAGTCGGTGAAGTAAAAATAAATTTTTCATTCTCTTGCTTTTGAATATCAAACGAGAACTCACCGCGTGTGAGATGAACATTCTTTTCAAGCGCGCCTTCTTTCTGTTCGCCGAGAATCTGGAGTTCCGATTTCTCCCGCACGCGCAGAATGCTGTTGTCGGTAAATTTCACAATCGCAATCGAACGGTCACCTGTGCGCACTTTATCGCCTGAATACATCAGTTCTCCCTTTTTCACCGATGCCCAATCAATCGTCTCGGTTCTTCGGGAAACCTCGCGTATGACTTTCACTGCGAGCGCAATTGATTTTTCTCCGGCAGTCATCATGAAGCCGAATATCAAACCAATGGCAAGAATGGAAATTGTTATTAATATCTTTTTCATAGTTACTCCTTCTCTTACTCAATCACTTTCATTTCAATAATACGGTCTGGGTTTCTCATGAGCTCCTCAAGTATCAGTCGTAATTCCATCACCGATATTTTTTGCCCGTTGATATAAATCTCGCCGGTCATCTGATATTCTTCCAGTAATCGTTGTAACGCTCCGGCATCCATCCCCGGAATATCATTGAGAATGCTTGATAACCTCTCCGTTGAGACAAATTCTTCTGCGAGATTATTGGTCGTTCCGCCGCCCGATTGAGAAACTGTGAACTTCCAGACTTCACTATTCAATCCGGCATCGCTTCCGCCTGTTCCTGTTGAAAGCGAACGAACAACCCACACGTATGATTTGCCGAGTTCCAACGCACGCACACCTGCCGTCGGATATTGAAAAGTCTGCACACCGACTGGTAATCCTGCATCGCCCGTACGAACGACAAGCAACGGCGTTCCGCTCAATGCTTCTTCGTTCGATTGATGATGCGTCATTTTTTCATAGATGGAAAGTTCTACTTGCTCGCCATCAAACGCCCATTGAAATAACGGGAAAGGCGTTGAAATATCGCTGTTGTCCAAAGGGCTGAGGAGTTCGATGCGCGAAAAACTTCTGATAGTGAGAACGATTTCACGTGAATCATAAACGGCCGGCGTAATTGGATTTACATCTTCAATTCGTAAATGAAATGTGTACGTTCCGTCGGGAAGTTTTCCGGTTGCAAGTGCAAGGTTCTGAATTTTATCTTTCGCTTCCTGACTGAACACGAACGTTCCCGTTTGAATTGCTACCGAACCATCACGACCAATGTCGGTGTTGCTGATACTCTTCGGAAGTTGAAACGACTCTGTGTTGAATCGAACCGCATCAATATATTGAGCATCGGCAAGAGCGATATCAACGTTCACAAACAATCGTACTGTTGTGAGCGGCAGACAGTTTTCACAACTCATGTCGAGCGTGAAAAACCAGTTCTGACTTCCGAAATTTTCAAAATCTATATCGCCGATAGTAAGTTGATTGATATCGGCATGGGTTTCGTTCAAACGAAGTTGCTGAGACTTCGCCTGTTCACCGAATAAGAACAGAACGAAACAAGAGATGAAGATGGGTAACCATCGTTTTAAGAGTGGAGACATTGTGTTTCCTTTTAATTGAATGCTACAATACATAGTGCATAAAAAACGAAATTTTCTGAAAAGTTCGGGTGATTGTTCTCACCGTGCTTCATGCAACGGAACAGGAAGCGAAATCAAAAACTCGCGATATCATTATAAATCACAAACGCCATAAAAGCAAGAAGCAGAACAAATCCGACTTTTTGAATTCCTAACTTCACTTT
This sequence is a window from Ignavibacteriota bacterium. Protein-coding genes within it:
- a CDS encoding FecR domain-containing protein, translated to MKKILITISILAIGLIFGFMMTAGEKSIALAVKVIREVSRRTETIDWASVKKGELMYSGDKVRTGDRSIAIVKFTDNSILRVREKSELQILGEQKEGALEKNVHLTRGEFSFDIQKQENEKFIFTSPTSVAAIRGTRGTMVRLDSGDVVVVLEGLVNLLNSISNTGVDVGPGQTGISYTDGRVFVRDATSNETDDARRSINAGSGTGRENLLDIELKDDGNNKKRLRIRYRD